A region from the Terriglobia bacterium genome encodes:
- a CDS encoding ABC transporter ATP-binding protein, giving the protein MNIFLQAKNLAQVFHVGDHSLTVFEDLSFEVSAGEMVAVTGESGAGKSTLLYLLGGLEQPTHGEILIDGREIHRAALGALAGFRNQDIGFVFQFHYLLPEFTALENVCIPRLIHGEAYREARPEAEQILGEVGLGDRMGHRVGQLSGGEQQRVALARALINHPKLLLADEPTGNLDYKTSTSVIALLRRLHREHQLTSVIATHSREVSGQADRVFCIAEGRLFEVDKNTFAR; this is encoded by the coding sequence TTGAATATCTTCCTTCAAGCCAAAAACCTCGCCCAGGTCTTTCACGTCGGTGACCACTCCCTCACGGTTTTCGAGGATCTGTCATTTGAAGTGAGCGCCGGAGAAATGGTCGCGGTGACCGGCGAGTCGGGCGCTGGAAAGTCGACCTTGCTCTACCTTCTGGGCGGACTGGAGCAGCCCACCCACGGTGAAATTCTGATTGATGGCCGCGAGATCCACCGGGCCGCACTGGGAGCGCTCGCCGGGTTTCGAAACCAGGACATCGGATTCGTGTTTCAATTCCACTATTTGCTTCCGGAATTCACCGCCCTCGAGAACGTCTGTATCCCCCGGCTCATTCATGGAGAGGCCTACCGGGAGGCTCGCCCCGAGGCTGAGCAAATTCTTGGAGAAGTGGGGCTGGGCGACCGGATGGGACACCGGGTGGGTCAGTTGTCGGGGGGGGAGCAGCAACGCGTCGCCCTGGCGCGCGCCCTCATCAATCATCCGAAACTCTTACTGGCGGACGAGCCGACCGGCAACCTGGACTACAAGACCAGCACCTCGGTGATCGCCTTGCTCCGCCGCCTGCACCGGGAACACCAGCTGACTTCCGTCATCGCCACTCACAGCCGGGAGGTGTCGGGGCAGGCGGATCGCGTTTTTTGCATCGCCGAGGGGCGACTCTTTGAAGTTGATAAAAACACTTTTGCTAGGTAG
- a CDS encoding ABC transporter permease yields the protein MKFELFIATRYLKAKRKQAVISIITVISVIGVAAGVASLIIALAVNAGFKEDLQKRLLGATANINLLRVENDGIRDYESLLVRLAQVPHVVALAPAIYEQVLLSSGTRAKGVVLKGIDVKRELQVGDLLQSVRQGKLDALETDTQENPAAPAPLAVGKDLAESLGAEVGDVVTAVSPQGNITPTGVIPRYKKFRVAAIYDSGFFDYDSAWVFTSLPAAQNLFSLPDVASVIEFRIDDIYRASEVATDLKGMAGPGYTTVNWMEQNRSLFQALKLEKVVTVITIGLIVLVAALNILITLVMMVMEKNRDIAILVAMGARLDQIRKIFIWQGVIIGVVGTVFGALVGYSVSWVCERYHLIALNADVYSFAYVPFRTRPSDGLLIAAAAILISFLSTLYPARSAARVSPVEVLRYE from the coding sequence ATGAAATTCGAATTGTTTATTGCTACACGATATCTCAAGGCCAAGCGCAAACAAGCGGTGATCTCCATCATCACGGTAATCTCCGTGATCGGGGTGGCCGCCGGGGTGGCGTCGCTGATTATCGCCCTTGCGGTCAATGCCGGGTTCAAGGAGGACCTGCAGAAGCGACTTCTGGGGGCCACCGCGAACATTAACCTCTTGCGCGTCGAGAACGATGGGATCCGGGACTATGAATCGCTGCTGGTTCGGCTTGCCCAGGTGCCTCATGTCGTCGCGCTGGCGCCGGCTATTTATGAACAGGTCCTGCTTTCGAGCGGGACCCGGGCCAAAGGGGTGGTTCTGAAGGGCATCGACGTCAAGCGGGAACTCCAGGTCGGGGATTTGCTGCAATCGGTGAGGCAGGGCAAGCTGGACGCCTTGGAGACAGACACCCAGGAAAATCCGGCTGCTCCGGCCCCCCTGGCCGTCGGAAAAGATCTGGCGGAATCGTTGGGGGCCGAGGTGGGTGATGTCGTCACGGCAGTCAGTCCGCAGGGCAACATCACGCCGACGGGCGTCATCCCGCGCTACAAGAAATTCAGGGTGGCTGCGATCTACGATTCCGGTTTTTTTGACTATGATTCAGCGTGGGTGTTTACTTCGCTCCCGGCGGCCCAAAACCTCTTTTCCCTGCCGGATGTCGCCTCGGTAATTGAATTCAGGATTGACGACATTTACCGGGCTTCTGAGGTGGCGACGGATCTCAAAGGGATGGCAGGTCCCGGCTACACGACGGTCAACTGGATGGAGCAGAACCGATCCCTCTTCCAGGCGCTGAAACTGGAGAAAGTGGTGACAGTCATTACCATCGGTTTGATTGTTCTGGTCGCCGCCCTGAACATCCTGATCACGCTGGTGATGATGGTCATGGAGAAGAACCGGGACATTGCCATCCTGGTGGCCATGGGCGCGCGCTTGGATCAAATCCGGAAGATATTTATCTGGCAGGGAGTCATTATCGGGGTCGTGGGAACGGTTTTTGGCGCCCTGGTCGGGTACTCGGTCAGCTGGGTCTGTGAGCGGTACCACCTCATCGCCTTGAATGCGGATGTCTACTCTTTTGCCTATGTCCCCTTCAGAACCCGTCCGTCCGATGGCCTTCTCATTGCCGCAGCTGCGATTTTGATCAGTTTTCTTTCAACCCTGTATCCGGCACGCAGTGCTGCCCGCGTTTCGCCCGTGGAAGTGCTGAGATATGAATGA
- the lysS gene encoding lysine--tRNA ligase yields MSPLLSEGDQIAQRRKKLEEIIALGHSPYPSRFDWNTTATEVLQTHGGASKEQLETTKIAVRLCGRLMTIRGHGKAAFAHLSDGAKKLQIYVRLDAVGEENFKLFQLLDIGDLIGVEGSLFRTKTNELTVHVEKCTLLAKAFLPLPEKWHGLSDVEIRYRQRYLDLVVTPEVRETFLKRSQIIRFIRRFFDARGYIEVETPMMQPMAGGALARPFVTHHNALDIDLYLRIAPELYLKRLIVGGLNRVYEINRNFRNEGISTRHNPEFTMLEFYQAYSDYRDLMSLTEELLRSLVQEVSGGLRVEYGDLELSFEKFDCLTMREAVVRYWKNPSNRPTLESLRSESGMRAAASAHNGNAASSGRTLERVDERLSAGLLLGALFEAVAEKELIQPTFIFEFPVELSPLSKRNTDDPAMVDRFELYIAGMEIANAFSELNDPLDQRDRFEQQLKQREGGNEEAHRMDEDYLRALSYGMPPTAGEGVGIDRLTMLLTNSKSIRDVILFPLMRPERRGTDPTD; encoded by the coding sequence ATAAGCCCACTCCTTTCTGAAGGAGACCAGATCGCCCAGCGGAGGAAGAAACTCGAGGAGATCATCGCCCTGGGACATTCCCCCTACCCCTCCCGGTTTGACTGGAACACCACCGCGACCGAGGTTCTCCAAACCCATGGCGGCGCTTCCAAGGAACAACTGGAAACGACGAAGATTGCCGTCCGGTTGTGCGGCCGTTTGATGACGATTCGGGGGCACGGCAAGGCGGCCTTCGCTCATCTCAGCGACGGGGCGAAGAAGCTGCAAATCTATGTGCGGCTGGACGCCGTCGGCGAAGAGAATTTCAAGCTCTTTCAACTGCTCGATATCGGGGATTTGATCGGGGTGGAGGGATCCCTGTTCCGCACCAAGACCAACGAACTGACCGTCCATGTGGAGAAGTGCACCCTGCTGGCAAAGGCCTTTCTGCCATTGCCCGAAAAATGGCATGGCTTGTCGGATGTGGAAATCCGGTATCGCCAGCGCTATCTGGATCTCGTGGTGACGCCGGAGGTCCGTGAGACCTTTCTCAAGCGCAGTCAGATCATCCGATTTATCCGCCGGTTTTTCGATGCACGCGGATATATCGAGGTCGAAACGCCGATGATGCAGCCGATGGCCGGTGGAGCGCTGGCGCGCCCCTTTGTCACGCACCATAACGCCCTCGACATCGATCTTTATTTGCGCATCGCCCCGGAGCTCTATCTCAAGCGATTGATCGTCGGGGGATTAAACCGGGTCTACGAGATCAATCGAAATTTTCGGAATGAGGGCATCTCGACCCGGCACAATCCCGAGTTCACCATGCTCGAGTTCTATCAGGCGTACAGCGATTATCGGGACCTGATGAGTTTGACGGAAGAACTGCTCCGGTCGTTGGTCCAGGAGGTCAGCGGCGGCCTGCGGGTGGAGTACGGCGATCTGGAGCTCTCCTTTGAGAAGTTCGATTGTCTGACCATGAGGGAGGCGGTAGTGCGGTATTGGAAGAACCCCTCCAATCGGCCGACCCTTGAAAGCTTGCGGTCCGAATCCGGCATGCGTGCGGCCGCGAGCGCTCACAACGGGAATGCTGCCAGCTCGGGGAGAACCCTCGAACGTGTCGATGAGAGACTGTCGGCCGGCCTCCTGCTGGGCGCGCTGTTTGAGGCGGTCGCCGAGAAGGAGTTGATTCAGCCCACCTTCATCTTCGAATTCCCGGTGGAGCTTTCCCCCCTCTCCAAGCGCAACACAGATGATCCGGCCATGGTGGACCGGTTTGAATTGTATATTGCAGGGATGGAAATCGCGAATGCGTTCAGTGAACTCAACGATCCCCTTGATCAGCGGGACCGCTTTGAGCAACAGCTCAAACAGCGGGAAGGAGGCAACGAGGAGGCCCATCGGATGGACGAGGATTACCTCCGCGCCCTCAGCTATGGAATGCCCCCCACGGCGGGTGAAGGGGTGGGCATCGACCGCTTGACCATGCTGTTGACGAACTCCAAGTCCATTCGCGATGTGATCCTGTTCCCGCTGATGCGCCCCGAAAGAAGGGGGACTGACCCGACCGATTGA
- the nusB gene encoding transcription antitermination factor NusB, whose amino-acid sequence MITRRKSRELGLQMLFQWDIAKASPEEVDETFWPLREEDPEEYPFARKLFTAATTEIKRIDQLIVKHSEHWRLERMPAVDRNVLRLAIAEFLTEADTPKVVVINEALEIARRFSGPESVQFINGILDQVRKTLEGEEAPSPPSAKTASTDADEG is encoded by the coding sequence ATGATCACCCGTCGAAAGTCAAGAGAACTTGGCCTCCAGATGTTATTTCAATGGGATATTGCAAAAGCGAGCCCGGAGGAGGTTGATGAAACTTTTTGGCCCTTGCGGGAAGAAGATCCCGAGGAGTACCCGTTTGCCCGCAAGCTTTTCACAGCAGCCACGACCGAAATCAAACGGATCGATCAGCTCATCGTCAAACACTCCGAGCATTGGCGCCTCGAGCGAATGCCGGCCGTAGACCGAAACGTGCTCCGCCTGGCAATCGCGGAGTTCCTGACCGAAGCCGATACCCCCAAAGTCGTCGTGATCAACGAAGCGCTGGAAATCGCCCGCCGTTTCAGCGGTCCGGAATCGGTGCAATTCATTAACGGAATTTTGGACCAGGTGAGGAAGACGCTGGAAGGGGAAGAAGCCCCGTCGCCGCCCTCGGCTAAAACCGCTTCAACCGACGCCGATGAAGGATGA
- the ribH gene encoding 6,7-dimethyl-8-ribityllumazine synthase, producing the protein MTRAKIQTVTGDLNARGKKFAIVVSRFNSFIGERLLSAALETLERTGANLRRDVKVVRVPGAFEIPQAASRLARSGKFEAIITLGCIIRGETPHFDSVCAGCAKGIEVASVEAQTPIAFGVLTCNTLEEAIQRAGGKAGNKGSDAAMAAIEMAGLMRKI; encoded by the coding sequence ATGACCCGAGCCAAGATCCAAACAGTGACCGGCGATCTCAACGCCCGTGGCAAGAAGTTCGCTATCGTCGTGTCCCGATTCAACAGTTTCATCGGCGAACGCCTGCTCTCGGCCGCTTTGGAGACGCTGGAACGCACGGGCGCAAACCTGAGGAGGGATGTAAAGGTCGTCCGGGTGCCCGGGGCGTTTGAAATTCCCCAGGCCGCCAGCCGCCTGGCCCGCTCCGGAAAATTTGAGGCGATCATTACGCTTGGTTGTATTATCCGGGGGGAGACGCCTCATTTTGATTCGGTTTGTGCCGGCTGCGCCAAGGGGATCGAGGTCGCCAGCGTGGAAGCGCAAACGCCGATTGCGTTCGGCGTGTTGACATGCAATACGCTCGAAGAGGCCATCCAACGTGCGGGAGGCAAAGCCGGCAACAAGGGGAGCGATGCGGCGATGGCGGCCATCGAGATGGCTGGCTTGATGAGAAAGATCTGA
- a CDS encoding enoyl-CoA hydratase/isomerase family protein, whose translation MSSYENILFEKRSQLAYVTINRPTKLNALNRAVMQELDDVFATISQDDGVRAVILTGAGEKAFVAGADIGQLATQSPVEGKEFSLWGQKVLHRIETLGKPVIAAINGYALGGGCELALACTLRIASENARLGQPEVKLGIMAGYGGTQRLPRLVGKGMAMQLLLTGEQISGTEAYLIGLVNKVVPYAELMPTAEKVAQAMIANAPLALKYSMEAVNRGLEGTQEDGLFLEATLFGLCCTTEDMKEGTQAFLEKRPAQFKGK comes from the coding sequence ATGTCCTCGTATGAAAACATTCTGTTCGAGAAAAGAAGCCAGCTCGCGTATGTCACCATCAACCGACCAACCAAGTTGAACGCCTTGAACCGGGCCGTGATGCAAGAGTTGGACGATGTTTTTGCGACGATTTCTCAGGACGATGGGGTCCGCGCCGTCATCCTGACGGGGGCGGGTGAAAAGGCCTTCGTGGCGGGTGCGGACATCGGTCAGCTGGCGACACAATCCCCCGTCGAAGGCAAAGAGTTTTCGCTTTGGGGCCAAAAGGTTCTCCACAGGATTGAGACCCTGGGCAAGCCCGTGATCGCGGCCATCAATGGCTACGCCCTGGGGGGAGGCTGCGAACTCGCCCTGGCCTGCACCCTCCGCATCGCCAGTGAGAATGCCCGCCTGGGCCAGCCGGAAGTGAAGCTCGGCATCATGGCAGGATACGGCGGAACTCAACGGCTGCCACGGCTGGTGGGCAAGGGGATGGCCATGCAACTCCTCCTCACCGGTGAGCAGATCTCAGGGACTGAAGCCTATCTGATCGGTCTCGTCAATAAAGTAGTGCCCTATGCTGAACTCATGCCCACGGCCGAGAAAGTGGCACAGGCGATGATTGCCAATGCGCCGCTCGCCTTGAAGTACTCCATGGAGGCCGTGAATCGTGGTCTCGAAGGTACCCAGGAGGACGGGTTATTCCTTGAGGCAACGCTGTTCGGCCTATGCTGCACCACTGAGGATATGAAAGAGGGAACTCAAGCCTTCCTGGAAAAGCGCCCCGCCCAATTCAAAGGAAAGTAG
- a CDS encoding 3-hydroxyacyl-CoA dehydrogenase family protein, which translates to MEIKKVGVVGCGLMGSGIAQVAATAGYETLVREVSQALLDKGFGFIDKSLSKFVEKGAMSADDKRQTMNRLSGTVHFEGLKDCDIIIEAITENLETKKLTYRMLEEVAGPETIFASNTSSLSITEMMTSTKRPGRFIGMHFFNPVPLMKLVEVVRTIATDPHIYEQAVQFTESLGKVAVRARDTGGFIVNRLLVPYLLDAIRAFEEGVGSIVDIDNGMKLGCGYPMGPFTLLDFVGLDTTYYIAEIMFEEFKEKRFASPPLLKRLVLAGNFGKKTGRGFYDWSDPKNPKPAL; encoded by the coding sequence ATGGAGATCAAAAAAGTTGGAGTTGTCGGGTGTGGGCTGATGGGTTCGGGAATTGCGCAGGTGGCTGCGACGGCCGGATATGAAACATTGGTCCGCGAAGTCTCCCAGGCGCTGCTTGATAAGGGTTTCGGATTCATCGACAAGTCGCTCAGCAAGTTCGTGGAGAAAGGGGCGATGTCGGCCGATGATAAACGACAGACGATGAACCGGCTGAGCGGAACTGTGCACTTTGAAGGCTTGAAGGACTGCGACATCATCATTGAAGCCATCACGGAGAACCTGGAAACCAAGAAGCTGACCTACCGGATGCTCGAAGAAGTGGCCGGCCCGGAGACCATCTTCGCGTCCAACACCTCCTCGCTCTCCATCACCGAGATGATGACCTCCACGAAACGACCCGGTCGTTTCATTGGGATGCACTTCTTCAACCCCGTCCCCCTGATGAAGCTGGTGGAAGTGGTCCGGACCATTGCCACGGATCCTCACATCTATGAGCAGGCGGTCCAATTCACGGAATCGCTGGGGAAGGTGGCGGTGAGGGCGCGGGATACCGGCGGGTTCATTGTCAATCGCTTGCTGGTGCCCTATCTTCTCGACGCGATCCGCGCGTTCGAGGAAGGGGTGGGGTCGATCGTCGATATTGACAATGGCATGAAACTGGGTTGTGGATATCCTATGGGACCCTTCACCCTTCTCGATTTCGTGGGACTCGATACCACCTACTACATCGCCGAAATCATGTTCGAAGAGTTTAAAGAAAAACGATTTGCTTCCCCGCCGTTGTTGAAGCGGCTGGTCCTGGCCGGTAACTTCGGGAAGAAGACAGGGCGAGGGTTTTATGATTGGAGTGATCCGAAAAACCCGAAGCCGGCCCTTTAG
- a CDS encoding acetyl-CoA C-acetyltransferase, translated as MSQKDEIVIVAGARTPMTEYNGVLKDFTQSELGAIAAREAIRRAGVDPGEIDHVIIGNAMQTSPDAIYCARHVGLKAGVPIETPAVTVNRLCGSGMESIVQAAHRILLEEAKLVLAGGCESMSQAPFVLRGVRSGLRLGNAVLEDSLMVSLMDSYCHLYMAQTAENLAAKFGWSRNDQDSFALRSQHLAAEAWKSCRLSDEVVPVEVKTKKGVELVKQDDHMRPDTTLEGLGKLQPAFGKSGTVTAGNASGIVDGGAAVVVTSAAYARERGLKPLGRVIGWAVAGVEPELMGRGPVPATRKVLERTGMKLDQMDLIEVNEAFAAQYLGVEKELGLDREKVNVNGGAIALGHPLGASGTRLVLTILHELRRRQKRYGLTTACIGGGQGIAMIVEARQSS; from the coding sequence ATGAGTCAAAAAGACGAGATCGTCATCGTGGCCGGTGCCCGGACTCCCATGACGGAATACAACGGGGTGTTGAAAGATTTCACTCAGAGCGAACTGGGGGCCATCGCCGCCCGCGAGGCGATCCGCCGTGCGGGAGTCGATCCGGGAGAGATCGACCACGTGATCATCGGGAATGCCATGCAGACCTCCCCCGATGCCATCTATTGTGCCCGTCATGTCGGCCTCAAGGCGGGAGTCCCCATTGAAACCCCGGCCGTGACCGTGAATCGATTGTGCGGCTCCGGGATGGAGTCGATCGTTCAAGCCGCGCACCGCATCCTGCTGGAGGAGGCAAAGCTGGTGCTGGCCGGAGGCTGCGAATCCATGTCCCAGGCCCCCTTCGTTCTCCGAGGAGTGCGGTCGGGCCTTCGACTGGGGAACGCCGTGCTTGAAGATTCCTTGATGGTCTCCCTGATGGATTCCTACTGCCACCTGTACATGGCCCAGACGGCCGAAAATCTGGCCGCCAAATTTGGCTGGTCCCGAAACGATCAAGATTCCTTTGCGCTACGCAGCCAACACCTTGCGGCAGAGGCCTGGAAGAGTTGCCGCCTCTCCGATGAGGTCGTGCCGGTGGAAGTCAAGACCAAGAAGGGGGTGGAGCTCGTCAAGCAGGATGACCACATGAGGCCGGATACTACGCTTGAAGGGCTGGGAAAATTGCAGCCTGCATTTGGGAAGAGCGGCACGGTGACCGCCGGCAATGCCAGTGGAATTGTCGATGGGGGTGCGGCGGTGGTGGTGACGTCGGCCGCCTATGCCCGGGAGCGCGGTCTCAAACCCCTGGGCCGGGTGATTGGATGGGCGGTGGCGGGGGTGGAACCGGAGTTGATGGGCCGGGGACCTGTTCCCGCCACACGGAAGGTCCTGGAGAGAACGGGAATGAAGCTGGACCAAATGGACCTTATCGAAGTCAACGAGGCCTTCGCCGCGCAGTACCTGGGAGTGGAGAAGGAGCTCGGGCTCGACCGCGAAAAGGTCAACGTGAACGGCGGGGCCATCGCCCTGGGACATCCGCTGGGCGCCAGCGGAACGCGTTTGGTTCTTACGATTTTGCATGAACTGCGGCGGCGCCAGAAACGTTACGGGCTGACGACCGCTTGCATCGGGGGCGGCCAGGGCATCGCCATGATCGTGGAGGCCCGCCAGTCGTCCTGA
- a CDS encoding tetratricopeptide repeat protein, with product MFTSSIYKKRIEKAQKNLQKGKTREALEEYLGLYHDDPTDPDLLQTIADLYVQTHQSEEAIRAYQSLIDQAQAEGALSKAIFLHRKIIKLRPNDPQKILDLAHFLLQNNKVTEAVQEYQIASQVLAKQGKASAAMHCYERIVELLPEETAHYETLGKFAAANKEEAVAERALLTAGKQHLAKKNFAEAVADLQQVIQLNPKNAETVLTVAHLYAAEKRWEMVVEILEAGAQANPQHPQLLDDLGAANVHLNRLDKADQVWSRLFQIKPESYPRLVSLAEKWLQANNPANAFALAMKLKEYCFRIRQYPVVTGLLETIVARNPNDVAVLSQLAGLHLSLNNREEYKQSLEKMFEAHCEAENHAMAAEVLDNLISGDPSDVAHGERLERLRTKLPPATLQPLEAHLEKVGVYRRAADRKAEQQAPAEAEVEPPVAIGKPTNEAIEDLFLQAELLLKYQMKDRALVPLKKLETMTPLPAEFKERYLTLCRETGHSPAGGMEETPTPAPKPAGAPIGTARPSPGVRPVETNVGRGIEAIAAIFRKVHLQQGAKGVLYTAVHELGKLLHVSRCFAALSSAAKPASTYIEYCESKRAKSDPSTLVPLLQFCEQTVVVNRRPLFSDRVTEDPEFEKIRPELVSLGVQSLVVWPLSSQEQVIGFVGLEQAEEVRSWTGEEILILQTVTEQIAVALGHARLRHLVKTLAVIDEETGLISRHSFFDCLVSEIDQARRQGTTLSLALLELSHMEELERLQDSFRAMQLLRDFAQLIIAHTRETDIAVKFDRSIIALILPDTPYSEADWVVQKFHSFLTSEALEKLHSLVGEAPVLLSSAAAEALVTPHTDPADSATDVVFRAEQALAQSRTVASEPQSSLDPSLSQR from the coding sequence ATGTTTACCTCAAGCATTTACAAGAAGCGCATCGAGAAAGCACAGAAGAACCTTCAAAAGGGGAAGACCCGCGAAGCGCTCGAGGAGTACCTTGGCCTTTACCATGATGACCCCACCGATCCGGATCTGCTTCAGACCATTGCGGATCTCTATGTGCAGACCCATCAGAGTGAAGAGGCGATCCGGGCATACCAATCCTTAATTGATCAGGCTCAGGCGGAGGGGGCCCTGAGCAAGGCCATTTTTCTCCATCGCAAGATCATCAAACTCCGGCCCAACGATCCTCAGAAGATCCTTGACCTGGCCCATTTCCTCCTCCAAAACAACAAGGTCACCGAGGCTGTTCAGGAATATCAGATTGCGTCCCAGGTGCTCGCCAAGCAGGGCAAGGCCTCAGCGGCCATGCACTGTTACGAGCGAATCGTGGAGCTTCTGCCTGAAGAGACGGCCCACTATGAAACTCTCGGAAAATTTGCTGCGGCGAACAAGGAGGAGGCGGTCGCGGAGCGCGCCCTGCTCACTGCGGGAAAGCAGCATCTGGCGAAGAAGAACTTTGCGGAAGCCGTGGCCGACCTCCAGCAAGTGATCCAATTGAACCCGAAGAACGCCGAGACGGTGCTGACGGTGGCGCATTTGTACGCTGCCGAGAAACGCTGGGAGATGGTGGTGGAAATTCTGGAAGCAGGGGCCCAGGCCAATCCGCAGCACCCGCAACTCCTGGACGACCTGGGCGCGGCAAATGTCCATCTCAATCGGCTCGATAAGGCTGACCAGGTCTGGTCACGCCTTTTTCAAATCAAACCGGAGTCCTATCCCCGACTGGTTTCCCTGGCAGAGAAATGGCTCCAGGCGAACAACCCCGCCAACGCCTTCGCCCTCGCCATGAAACTTAAGGAGTATTGTTTCCGGATCCGGCAGTATCCGGTCGTCACGGGCTTGCTGGAGACCATTGTCGCACGGAACCCGAACGATGTAGCGGTCCTTTCCCAACTCGCGGGGCTTCACCTGTCGCTCAACAATCGTGAGGAATACAAGCAATCCCTCGAGAAGATGTTTGAAGCCCATTGTGAGGCCGAGAACCATGCGATGGCAGCGGAGGTCCTGGACAACCTGATCAGCGGCGACCCCTCCGATGTCGCTCATGGGGAACGTCTGGAACGCTTGAGGACCAAGCTCCCGCCCGCTACGCTCCAGCCCCTCGAGGCCCATCTCGAAAAGGTCGGCGTTTACCGGCGAGCGGCAGACCGAAAGGCCGAACAGCAGGCGCCTGCGGAGGCCGAGGTCGAACCGCCCGTCGCCATCGGTAAGCCCACCAATGAGGCGATCGAAGATTTGTTTCTGCAGGCAGAACTCCTCTTGAAGTATCAAATGAAGGACCGGGCCCTCGTCCCGCTGAAGAAGCTGGAGACGATGACCCCTTTGCCCGCTGAGTTCAAGGAACGCTACCTCACCTTGTGTCGGGAAACGGGTCACTCACCGGCGGGGGGCATGGAGGAAACTCCGACTCCGGCGCCGAAACCCGCCGGGGCGCCCATCGGAACGGCGCGCCCTTCCCCGGGGGTGCGTCCCGTTGAAACCAATGTCGGACGCGGGATTGAAGCGATCGCGGCCATCTTCCGCAAGGTCCATCTTCAACAGGGCGCGAAGGGCGTGTTGTACACGGCGGTCCATGAGCTGGGCAAGCTTCTGCATGTCAGCCGATGCTTTGCAGCCCTCTCTTCAGCAGCTAAACCTGCCAGCACCTACATTGAGTACTGCGAGTCCAAGCGCGCCAAATCGGATCCCAGCACGCTGGTTCCTTTGCTGCAGTTCTGTGAGCAGACTGTGGTGGTCAACCGTCGGCCTCTGTTTTCCGACCGGGTGACGGAGGATCCCGAGTTCGAGAAGATCCGACCGGAACTCGTTTCACTGGGGGTGCAATCCCTGGTGGTCTGGCCTCTTTCAAGCCAGGAGCAGGTGATTGGGTTTGTCGGCCTCGAGCAGGCCGAGGAAGTTCGGTCTTGGACGGGGGAGGAGATTCTCATTCTTCAGACCGTGACCGAACAGATCGCCGTGGCCCTGGGGCATGCCCGGTTGCGCCATCTTGTGAAGACCCTGGCCGTCATCGATGAAGAGACGGGGCTCATCAGCCGACACTCATTTTTCGACTGCCTGGTGTCGGAGATTGACCAGGCCCGAAGACAGGGCACCACCCTCTCCCTCGCCCTGCTGGAGCTGAGTCACATGGAGGAGTTGGAGCGGTTGCAGGACTCCTTCCGCGCCATGCAGCTGTTGAGAGATTTTGCGCAATTGATCATCGCGCACACCCGGGAAACCGACATTGCGGTCAAGTTTGACCGCTCGATCATTGCATTGATTCTCCCCGATACGCCCTACAGTGAGGCGGATTGGGTGGTCCAGAAATTTCATTCATTCCTGACTTCCGAGGCGCTCGAGAAACTCCATTCGCTGGTCGGTGAAGCCCCTGTCCTGTTGTCCTCCGCGGCGGCAGAGGCCCTGGTGACGCCTCATACGGATCCGGCGGATTCCGCCACCGACGTGGTTTTCCGCGCCGAGCAGGCGTTGGCCCAATCCCGCACTGTCGCTTCCGAACCGCAATCCTCTCTTGACCCGTCGCTGTCCCAGAGATAG